A stretch of Candidatus Vicinibacter affinis DNA encodes these proteins:
- a CDS encoding DUF4230 domain-containing protein — translation MRIFLLTLALILSFAIGFYSGLGYNSQKFKSEVGSTLMLERIREVFKVAAMEAEYSELFTHKDYTWFDLSPFRKVAIIRVKAKVLAGFDLDTSQVRIDEKLKTIFIHFHSNAKILSLDHQLDYYDLQQGTFNYFTPQELTLIQDKARDIILRKAEGSDLLKRADARRLELVQAIDELCKNLGWKVEMVISPEPKRPFIQ, via the coding sequence ATGAGAATTTTTTTATTGACACTGGCCTTAATATTATCATTTGCGATCGGATTTTATTCAGGGTTGGGTTATAATTCCCAAAAATTTAAGAGCGAGGTTGGATCCACGCTCATGCTCGAACGTATCCGAGAGGTTTTTAAAGTGGCCGCAATGGAAGCTGAATACAGTGAATTGTTTACTCATAAAGACTACACCTGGTTTGATTTAAGTCCATTCAGAAAAGTGGCTATCATCAGGGTGAAGGCTAAGGTGTTGGCGGGATTTGATTTGGATACAAGTCAGGTTAGGATAGACGAAAAGTTGAAAACTATTTTTATACATTTTCATTCCAACGCAAAAATATTATCACTTGATCACCAACTCGATTATTATGACTTGCAGCAGGGGACCTTTAATTATTTTACTCCTCAGGAGCTTACTTTAATTCAGGATAAGGCCAGAGACATTATTTTGAGAAAAGCAGAGGGATCTGATTTACTCAAAAGGGCAGACGCAAGGAGATTAGAGTTGGTCCAAGCAATTGATGAGTTGTGTAAAAATCTCGGATGGAAGGTTGAAATGGTTATAAGTCCTGAGCCTAAAAGGCCTTTTATTCAGTAA
- a CDS encoding DUF3108 domain-containing protein — MNIPKLRRMSLRTLVFFLLLMFGVCPLSARETPFVAGEKIVYKLYYNWNFVWLSAGEVVFEIKDEGDVYHIEVTGRTYASYEWFYKVRDKYHSYIDKNTLLPVLYIRDIQQGTYIHYEKIEFDYVNKKITSYTGRTIKEARPKVIPMPYNVYDLVSSMYFLRGINLNEFKSSKKVDFSLVLDNKIYNMDLVCQKERKNFSVKESGNFNVLECQGELISGGMFKEDTKMKVYVGDDENKLPLVIESPLAVGSVKAVLKSYENLKHPLSSKR; from the coding sequence ATGAACATTCCAAAATTAAGAAGGATGAGTTTGAGAACCCTGGTGTTCTTTCTGCTCCTGATGTTTGGGGTTTGCCCGCTTTCTGCCAGAGAGACACCTTTTGTGGCTGGGGAGAAAATTGTGTATAAATTGTATTACAACTGGAATTTTGTTTGGCTGTCTGCGGGCGAAGTAGTATTTGAGATCAAGGATGAAGGAGATGTTTATCACATTGAAGTGACAGGCAGGACCTATGCATCTTATGAGTGGTTTTATAAAGTCAGAGATAAATACCACAGTTATATAGATAAGAACACATTACTTCCGGTTTTGTACATTAGAGATATCCAGCAGGGTACTTATATTCATTATGAGAAGATTGAATTTGATTATGTAAATAAAAAGATTACTTCTTATACAGGACGCACCATAAAAGAAGCCAGGCCAAAGGTTATTCCAATGCCATATAATGTTTACGATTTAGTTTCCTCCATGTATTTCCTTCGTGGCATCAATTTAAATGAATTCAAATCATCCAAAAAGGTTGATTTCAGTCTGGTATTGGACAACAAAATTTATAACATGGATCTTGTGTGTCAGAAAGAACGTAAGAATTTCAGTGTGAAGGAAAGCGGTAATTTCAATGTGCTGGAGTGTCAGGGAGAGTTGATTTCCGGTGGAATGTTTAAAGAGGACACCAAGATGAAAGTCTATGTGGGTGACGATGAAAATAAACTACCTTTGGTCATCGAATCACCCTTGGCTGTAGGTTCTGTAAAAGCAGTTTTAAAGAGTTATGAAAATTTAAAACATCCATTGAGTTCCAAAAGATAA
- the ruvC gene encoding crossover junction endodeoxyribonuclease RuvC: MILNENRILGIDPGTNILGFGVLELNGSQARVLDCNVIHLKNEVDDQSKLKEIFLQIQEIIETYHTGILSIELPFYGKNAQSMLKLGRAQGVAIAAAMVMGVKIYEFSAKRIKKAVTGNGNASKEQVADMVSRLLNYKIEVRYLDASDALATAYCYSCQANSAIGPSTKAKNWKSFIKANPDKIIG; the protein is encoded by the coding sequence ATGATTTTAAATGAAAATAGAATTTTAGGAATTGATCCCGGAACTAATATTTTAGGCTTTGGAGTCTTGGAATTGAACGGGTCACAAGCCAGAGTTTTGGATTGTAACGTGATTCACCTAAAGAATGAGGTGGATGACCAATCCAAACTAAAAGAAATATTCCTACAAATACAAGAGATCATAGAGACCTACCACACCGGTATTCTTTCGATTGAGTTACCCTTTTATGGGAAAAATGCTCAATCCATGCTCAAACTTGGACGTGCTCAGGGTGTGGCCATTGCAGCTGCGATGGTGATGGGCGTAAAAATCTATGAATTCTCCGCCAAAAGGATAAAAAAGGCGGTTACCGGGAATGGAAATGCCTCCAAGGAACAGGTCGCAGACATGGTAAGCCGATTACTGAATTATAAAATTGAGGTCCGTTATTTGGATGCCTCCGATGCCCTGGCTACAGCTTACTGCTACAGCTGTCAGGCCAATTCTGCCATTGGCCCAAGCACCAAAGCCAAAAACTGGAAAAGCTTTATTAAGGCCAATCCGGACAAAATCATTGGCTAA